In Paenibacillus protaetiae, the genomic stretch AGCAACGTATTTCGCCGAGATGTCAATTAGTTGTCATTTCAGGCATGTACTGTAGTTTAAACTGGAGAAATAAGACAGTTATTATGAAATTATAAAGGAGTGACGGCGTGATGGAGCAAACGAAAACTAAAATCGATCCTAGAGTCATTCGCACGCGCCAGCTGTTGAAGGATGCATTTATTGATTTGCTGCAGGAGATGGACCTAGAGAAAATTTCGGTGAACCGGATCGCAGAACGCGCCACGATCAACCGGGTTACCTTCTATCTGCATTACCGCGATATTCCCGATATGATGGAGAAGATGGCGGATGAAATGATTGAAGATATGGAAAAAAAGATCATCATCCGGGGGAGCCGCTTCAACGAGGAAGAGAACGGCAATTCGCAAATGCTGCTGCGGTTTCTGGAGTATATTGCGGATAACGCCAAGTTTTTCAAAGTCATCCTGGCGTCGAGAAGAATCCCGGTGTTTACCGACCGCATACTGAAGCTTCTTATTGAATCAATTGCATTCCGGGTCGGGGAAAAAATCGACAGCGATCCGGTCACCAGTGAAGGCATTCAAAAGGACATTATCGTCTGGTACGCCTCCTCTGCGCTGATCGGCACGATTGTGAACTGGCTGCGGAACGATATGCCTTATTCGCCCCATTATTTGGCCAAGCAATTTGCGCTGCTAGGTACGCTCAAGCATTAATACGGCAACAGCCTGCTTCTCTCGCGGCGGAGAGAAGCAGGCTGTTTGGTTTAAATGCGCATTTTGGCCTGGGAAGGCGTCATTCATAAGCTGTTATTGTTCCTTTGTTACCGTAAGATCGCCTGTCAGGCGGATATGCTCCGAGCTCGAGCCAACAAGGATGCGGAATTCGCCAGGCTCTACGACCCATTCCAAGCGCCGGTTAAGCAGACGCAAATCTTTGCTTGTTAATGTAAAATGCACGCTGGCCGTCTCGCCGGCTTTCAGATGGATACGGCGGAAATGACGGAGCGATTTGTCCGGCAGGGCAACCGAGCTGACCAAATCGCTGACGTACAGCTGAACAACTTCGTCGCCATCGCGGCTGCCGGTATTGGTAACGTCAAACGACACGTCTACGGTACCGTCCGCATGTATGGACGTTTCGCTCAGCTTCAGCCCGCCGTATTCGAATGTCGTGTAGCTCAGCCCGTGGCCAAAAGGATACAGCGGACGGTTGCCGCCCTCCATGTATTGCTTTTGCCCGCCGCGCCGGCGGTTATAGTGCACCGGAATTTGGCCGAGCGTTGCCGGGAATGAAACCGGCAGCCGTCCAGCAGGGTTGTAGTCGCCGAACAAAATTTCGGCGATGGCGTCGCCGCCGTTTTCGCCGGCGTACCAAGCTTCTACAATCGCCGGAATATGGCGGGATTCCCAGCCGAGCGTCACCGGGCGGCCGTTCTGCAGCACCAGCACGACCGGCGTACCGGTCGCGTGGATCGCCTGCAGCAGCTCCAGCTGATTTGGCTGCAGGTCAAGGCCGGAACGGTCAACCCCTTCGCCGCAGGTGCGTTCGGAATCGCCAAGCGCGACAATGGCAACGTCCGCTTCCGAAGCGATGCGGACCGCTTCCTGGAAGTCTTCTTTTTCGGAGCGCCAGCCGAGCATGACGTCAACCCCGTTAGTATCCTTCCAATATTCCACGCGAATGGCGTACGACTCGCCGGCTTTCAGCTCGACCGGCACTTGCTTCGTTGCCGGATGGCCGCTGCCCCAGCCGTCTACGATCAGCTCGCCGTCCAGCCATAAGCGCATGCTGTCTTGGCTTACGGTCCCGATATAACCGCTGAAATCGGTTTTTGGAACAAGCTTGCCTGTCCAGCGGACGGAAAAATGGAACGATTCAATCCGCTCATCCGGTTTCGTAATGACCCAGTTGAAGCGGATGCCGGTATCGACGCGCGACAAGACCGGGTCTCCTTCGCAATTCGGATTGTTGAAGTATTGGCCAAGCAAGCCGTTGTTGCCGGCATCATCGAACAGGCAGTCGGCCGGAATGGCGGTAAGTTCGTCTGCGAGAATGCCGGTTCCTTTTGCATAAAGCACTTTGGTGGACGGGGATACCAGCTTCTTAATGCCGTCCAGCAGCGTCACTGGCTTAAATCCTTCGATGTACGGCGTATAATCGCCGAGACGGGCCGTATCGGCGCTTGGGCCGATAACCGCAACGGACGGCACGTCTTTGTTCAGCGGCAGCAGCTGATCGTTTTTCAGCAGCACGATGCTTTCGCGGGCAGCCTGCAGTGCCAGTTGTCCATGCGCTTTGCTGCGGACAACGGTTTTGGACAGGTTTGGATCCGTATAAGGATTTTCAAACAAGCCAAGCATAAATTTGACTTTAAGAACGCGGCCGACCGCTGTATCCAGCGTCTCGCGGCTAATTTCGCCGCTTTCGATCATTTCGGCAATTAACGCCTGGTAATGCTCGTTTGGATAATCGTAATATTGCATATCGACGCCGGCTTCAAGCGCTTGGCGAATCGCTTCTTTGTCCGTCGCAGCGGTTTGGTGCGCATGCTGCAGACGGGCGATGGCGCCAAGGTCCGAACGGACGAATCCGGGCATATTCCATTGTCCGCGAAGCACGTCCGTGAGCAGGCTGGCATCGGAAGCGACCGGAACGCCGTCGATAGAGTTGTAGGCGCACATCGCATTAATCGCTCCGCCTTCCACGAAAGCGTCCTCAAAAACCGGCAGATGATACGCGATCACATCGTTTAAGCCGACAGTGGCATGCGATTGGTTCAGGCCGGATTCCGGAATGCCGTGTACGGCAAAGTGTTTAGGTTCGGCGATAATGGTCCGGTCGGAAGCAAGATCGTCGCCCTGCATGCCTTGGATCATGGCGACACCCATCCGGCCGGTCAAATACGTATCTTCGCCGAATGTTTCTTCGACGCGTCCCCAGCGCGGATCGCGGGCGATATCCAGCACCGGCCCGAAAGACTCGTGAATGCCGTAGCTGCGCGTCTCGGCAGCAATGCCCGCACCGATCTGGCGGACGATGCCGGGGTTAAACGTCGAAGCCATCGAGATGGCGTGAGGGAACACGGTAAAGCCGGGGCGGAGCAGGCCGTGAAGCGCTTCCTCGCTGAACAAAATCGGAATGCCGAGGCGTGTTTCTTCCACGGCGTAACGCTGCAGCGCATTATTAACATCCGCGGTACCGTACAAGTCATGGATACAGCCGATGCCTTCTTCCCCGATCAGCTCCTTCACTTTGGGCCAGACGATTTCCGCATCATCGGCCATAACGGTAATCATATGCGGATGCGTTTTGTTCATGAACGAAGTGCCGAAATACTGGTCCAGCTGGCGGACCTTTTCCTTAAGGGTCATTTTGCCGAGCAGGTCTTGGACCCGCTCATCAATCGGGGCATTCGGATTCAAATACAAGCTGTTGGTTGATTGAGACATACAATAGCTTCCTCCTCTGGCAGACGGGCTGCGGAATGAATGATAATGATGGCAGCAGCTAAAACTAGACTTTAACTGCAGGAACGGCACCTGTCGATTGGCGGACAATCATGCTTGTCGGCAGCTTGATCTGGTGATATTCGGTGGAACGCGATTCAATCTGCTCTACAATCAGTTTCCCTGCTTCCCTGCCCAGCTGGCGTTCCTGCTGCACAACGGCAGTAGGCGGCACAATGGCGAAATCCGGATGGTCCACATCGTCGAAGAAGACGATCGACAAGTTTTCCGGCACACGGATGCCCAGCCGCTGCGCGGTCAGAATAACCTGCTGGCTGAAGTTGGACGATAATAAGGCCGTCATATGGGGATGCGCAAGCAGAAACTGTTCGATTAATAATGAGACCTCCCGATCGCTGCTGTTAATAAGCAGGCGGGTCATTTCAAGACTGCGGTCGATTAATATATGGTGATCTTCCAGTGCCTTTTCATAGCCGGCAAGCCGTTCCTCAATACTGGAAGTGCCTTCCGCTTTCGTGGAAATAAAACCGATATGCTGGTGCCCAAGCTCATGAAGATGATTAACAGCGGCTATCGCGCCCTCAAAGTGATTGGAGCTGACCGAGTTGGTGTCAATTCCTTTCAACAGACGGTCAAGCAGGACGAGCGGAAACCGGTTTAATGTAAGCGATAAGATTTCATTGTTGTAATTTTCGCCTTCAACCGGATAGATGATCAGCCCTTGTACGCCATGCTGCTGCATCTCCCGGATTTTTAATATTTCTTCTTCCTGCGAATCGTTTGTTTTTGAAAAAAGAAGCTGATAGCCTCTCTCGGACAACGAATCTTCGATACCGCTCAATAGATTGGCGGTGAACCGGTTATCAAGCCGGGGAAGGAGAAAACCGATTGTTTTTTGCGGCGGAGATACGTATTCTACGGCGGGAATGTCCAGCATCTCCTCTTGGTAATGATCCGCAACAAAGGTTCCTTTGCCTTGAAGCCGGTATACAACGCCGCGTTCGACCAGTTCGCTTAAAGCATTTTTGACCGTGATCCGGCTTACACTGAACTGCTCGGCAAGCTCGTTTTCCGAAGGAATACGGCTGAGCGGCTTCCAGTTCTGGTTGCGGATTTGGTCTACAATATAGTTTTCTATCTTTTTATACAAAGGCTTATATTTTTTGGCCATAAAGGATTAGCTCCAATCCGACAGGTATATGAGTTAAATATAGTACAACATAACAATGTATACA encodes the following:
- a CDS encoding TetR/AcrR family transcriptional regulator translates to MEQTKTKIDPRVIRTRQLLKDAFIDLLQEMDLEKISVNRIAERATINRVTFYLHYRDIPDMMEKMADEMIEDMEKKIIIRGSRFNEEENGNSQMLLRFLEYIADNAKFFKVILASRRIPVFTDRILKLLIESIAFRVGEKIDSDPVTSEGIQKDIIVWYASSALIGTIVNWLRNDMPYSPHYLAKQFALLGTLKH
- a CDS encoding beta-glucosidase — encoded protein: MSQSTNSLYLNPNAPIDERVQDLLGKMTLKEKVRQLDQYFGTSFMNKTHPHMITVMADDAEIVWPKVKELIGEEGIGCIHDLYGTADVNNALQRYAVEETRLGIPILFSEEALHGLLRPGFTVFPHAISMASTFNPGIVRQIGAGIAAETRSYGIHESFGPVLDIARDPRWGRVEETFGEDTYLTGRMGVAMIQGMQGDDLASDRTIIAEPKHFAVHGIPESGLNQSHATVGLNDVIAYHLPVFEDAFVEGGAINAMCAYNSIDGVPVASDASLLTDVLRGQWNMPGFVRSDLGAIARLQHAHQTAATDKEAIRQALEAGVDMQYYDYPNEHYQALIAEMIESGEISRETLDTAVGRVLKVKFMLGLFENPYTDPNLSKTVVRSKAHGQLALQAARESIVLLKNDQLLPLNKDVPSVAVIGPSADTARLGDYTPYIEGFKPVTLLDGIKKLVSPSTKVLYAKGTGILADELTAIPADCLFDDAGNNGLLGQYFNNPNCEGDPVLSRVDTGIRFNWVITKPDERIESFHFSVRWTGKLVPKTDFSGYIGTVSQDSMRLWLDGELIVDGWGSGHPATKQVPVELKAGESYAIRVEYWKDTNGVDVMLGWRSEKEDFQEAVRIASEADVAIVALGDSERTCGEGVDRSGLDLQPNQLELLQAIHATGTPVVLVLQNGRPVTLGWESRHIPAIVEAWYAGENGGDAIAEILFGDYNPAGRLPVSFPATLGQIPVHYNRRRGGQKQYMEGGNRPLYPFGHGLSYTTFEYGGLKLSETSIHADGTVDVSFDVTNTGSRDGDEVVQLYVSDLVSSVALPDKSLRHFRRIHLKAGETASVHFTLTSKDLRLLNRRLEWVVEPGEFRILVGSSSEHIRLTGDLTVTKEQ
- a CDS encoding GntR family transcriptional regulator, with amino-acid sequence MAKKYKPLYKKIENYIVDQIRNQNWKPLSRIPSENELAEQFSVSRITVKNALSELVERGVVYRLQGKGTFVADHYQEEMLDIPAVEYVSPPQKTIGFLLPRLDNRFTANLLSGIEDSLSERGYQLLFSKTNDSQEEEILKIREMQQHGVQGLIIYPVEGENYNNEILSLTLNRFPLVLLDRLLKGIDTNSVSSNHFEGAIAAVNHLHELGHQHIGFISTKAEGTSSIEERLAGYEKALEDHHILIDRSLEMTRLLINSSDREVSLLIEQFLLAHPHMTALLSSNFSQQVILTAQRLGIRVPENLSIVFFDDVDHPDFAIVPPTAVVQQERQLGREAGKLIVEQIESRSTEYHQIKLPTSMIVRQSTGAVPAVKV